A single region of the Brassica rapa cultivar Chiifu-401-42 chromosome A03, CAAS_Brap_v3.01, whole genome shotgun sequence genome encodes:
- the LOC117132722 gene encoding indole glucosinolate O-methyltransferase 4-like isoform X2 → MTNYLPDPLTTSTKLSLIKEEERFDEETLSLQAERILYSVTFPMVFKTALELGVIDTIVAAQGVWLSASDIALRLPTKPTNPKAPVLLDRMLVLLASHSILMSRMVEAGENGQTGNGERLYASEPVCMFFLNRGEGSGSLASLFMVALSEVYFKSWTHLKDMVLEGKDAFTSAHGMKLFEYIGSKEPFGELFNRAMSESSTLTMKKVLEVYRGFEDVNTLVDVGGGIGTVINLVLSKYPHIKGINFDLPSVLAHPSVYPGVENVSGDMFKEIPNGDAIFLKMKIV, encoded by the exons ATGACAAACTATCTCCCAGATCCCTTAACCACTTCCACTAAACTCAGTCTTattaaagaagaagaacgaTTTGATGAAGAAACATTGAGCTTACAAGCAGAGCGGATCTTGTACTCCGTTACATTCCCTATGGTTTTCAAAACCGCCTTGGAACTTGGCGTTATTGACACGATCGTAGCTGCACAAGGTGTATGGCTCTCGGCTTCTGATATTGCACTTCGTCTCCCAACAAAACCCACCAACCCGAAGGCACCGGTTTTATTGGACCGGATGCTGGTTTTACTAGCCAGTCATTCGATCTTGATGTCCCGTATGGTTGAAGCCGGAGAGAACGGTCAAACCGGAAATGGTGAGAGGCTATATGCTTCTGAACCGGTTTGCATGTTTTTCTTAAACCGTGGAGAAGGCTCAGGTTCTCTCGCGTCTCTGTTTATGGTTGCCCTAAGCGAAGTCTATTTTAAGAGTTG GACTCATCTCAAAGATATGGTTTTAGAAGGAAAAGATGCATTCACCTCTGCTCATGGCATGAAACTCTTTGAATACATTGGTTCAAAGGAACCGTTCGGTGAGCTGTTTAACCGAGCAATGTCAGAATCTTCTACCCTCACCATGAAGAAAGTTTTAGAAGTTTATAGAGGATTTGAAGATGTAAATACTTTAGTGGATGTTGGAGGAGGAATTGGAACTGTTATAAATctagtgctttccaagtatccTCACATCAAAGGCATCAATTTTGACCTACCCTCAGTATTAGCCCATCCTTCTGTTTATCCAG gaGTGGAGAATGTTTCAGGAGATATGTTTAAAGAAATTCCAAACGGAGATGCCATCTTCTTGAAA ATGAAGATTgtataa
- the LOC117132722 gene encoding indole glucosinolate O-methyltransferase 4-like isoform X1, with amino-acid sequence MTNYLPDPLTTSTKLSLIKEEERFDEETLSLQAERILYSVTFPMVFKTALELGVIDTIVAAQGVWLSASDIALRLPTKPTNPKAPVLLDRMLVLLASHSILMSRMVEAGENGQTGNGERLYASEPVCMFFLNRGEGSGSLASLFMVALSEVYFKSWTHLKDMVLEGKDAFTSAHGMKLFEYIGSKEPFGELFNRAMSESSTLTMKKVLEVYRGFEDVNTLVDVGGGIGTVINLVLSKYPHIKGINFDLPSVLAHPSVYPGVENVSGDMFKEIPNGDAIFLKWILHDWTDEDCIKILKNCWQSLSEGGKVIIVEMTTPENTKINDFSSNIVYAMDMFMLTQCSGGKERSFSQIKNLACDSGFVRCEIKCHAYSYCIIELHK; translated from the exons ATGACAAACTATCTCCCAGATCCCTTAACCACTTCCACTAAACTCAGTCTTattaaagaagaagaacgaTTTGATGAAGAAACATTGAGCTTACAAGCAGAGCGGATCTTGTACTCCGTTACATTCCCTATGGTTTTCAAAACCGCCTTGGAACTTGGCGTTATTGACACGATCGTAGCTGCACAAGGTGTATGGCTCTCGGCTTCTGATATTGCACTTCGTCTCCCAACAAAACCCACCAACCCGAAGGCACCGGTTTTATTGGACCGGATGCTGGTTTTACTAGCCAGTCATTCGATCTTGATGTCCCGTATGGTTGAAGCCGGAGAGAACGGTCAAACCGGAAATGGTGAGAGGCTATATGCTTCTGAACCGGTTTGCATGTTTTTCTTAAACCGTGGAGAAGGCTCAGGTTCTCTCGCGTCTCTGTTTATGGTTGCCCTAAGCGAAGTCTATTTTAAGAGTTG GACTCATCTCAAAGATATGGTTTTAGAAGGAAAAGATGCATTCACCTCTGCTCATGGCATGAAACTCTTTGAATACATTGGTTCAAAGGAACCGTTCGGTGAGCTGTTTAACCGAGCAATGTCAGAATCTTCTACCCTCACCATGAAGAAAGTTTTAGAAGTTTATAGAGGATTTGAAGATGTAAATACTTTAGTGGATGTTGGAGGAGGAATTGGAACTGTTATAAATctagtgctttccaagtatccTCACATCAAAGGCATCAATTTTGACCTACCCTCAGTATTAGCCCATCCTTCTGTTTATCCAG gaGTGGAGAATGTTTCAGGAGATATGTTTAAAGAAATTCCAAACGGAGATGCCATCTTCTTGAAA TGGATACTACATGATTGGACAGATGAAGATTgtataaaaattctaaaaaattgcTGGCAAAGTCTTTCTGAGGGAGGAAAAGTGATAATAGTCGAAATGACTACTCCCGAAAATACAAAGATCAACGACTTCTCTTCGAACATTGTGTATGCCATGGACATGTTTATGTTAACCCAATGCTCGGGTGGTAAGGAGAGGTCTTTCTCCCAGATCAAGAATCTAGCCTGTGATTCGGGTTTTGTTCGTTGTGAAATCAAATGTCATGCCTACTCATATTGTATTATTGAGCTCCACAAATAG